A DNA window from Deltaproteobacteria bacterium contains the following coding sequences:
- a CDS encoding NifB/NifX family molybdenum-iron cluster-binding protein codes for MKVVVTASGSTLDSPVDPRFGRCGYFVFVDPDSLQFEAFANESAMASGGAGIQAAQFVANRGAEAVITGNVGPNASTTLNAAGIPVFLGATGTVRDAVEMYKQGRLQSASGPSVAGHFGMGQAGAGAAPGGPGGGGMGMGMGMGRGMGMGRGMGRGMGMGRGSMAGAQPVQPAGPVQQDMEALKSQMKALQDQMEKISEKLDELSKRPKEPGKGREG; via the coding sequence ATGAAAGTCGTCGTTACGGCCTCGGGAAGCACGCTCGATTCACCGGTGGACCCACGGTTCGGCCGATGTGGTTACTTCGTCTTTGTCGACCCTGATTCTCTCCAGTTCGAGGCCTTTGCCAATGAAAGCGCCATGGCCTCCGGCGGGGCCGGCATTCAGGCCGCCCAGTTCGTGGCCAATCGGGGAGCAGAAGCGGTCATTACCGGCAATGTCGGTCCCAACGCTTCGACGACTCTCAATGCCGCGGGCATCCCGGTCTTTCTCGGCGCCACCGGGACGGTGAGAGATGCCGTGGAAATGTACAAACAGGGAAGACTTCAATCCGCCTCAGGCCCCTCTGTAGCAGGCCATTTTGGGATGGGCCAGGCGGGTGCCGGTGCCGCGCCGGGCGGTCCTGGGGGAGGCGGCATGGGAATGGGCATGGGTATGGGCAGAGGCATGGGTATGGGCCGGGGTATGGGTCGAGGCATGGGTATGGGCCGGGGCTCCATGGCCGGTGCTCAGCCCGTCCAGCCAGCAGGCCCTGTGCAGCAGGACATGGAGGCCCTGAAATCCCAGATGAAGGCCCTCCAGGATCAGATGGAAAAGATCTCTGAAAAGCTCGATGAGCTGAGCAAGAGGCCGAAAGAACCGGGCAAAGGGAGAGAGGGATGA
- a CDS encoding Mrp/NBP35 family ATP-binding protein, whose translation MSDKCDPGENCQTCSHSASCSADEKAAHTEQRLTQKLTAIKHKVMVMSGKGGVGKSTVAINLGAVMARQGLETGILDADIHGPNVPKMLGVDARPLVGAEHGIRPVEALPHLKLISMAFFIGSPDNPVVWRGPLKHSAIQQFISDVEWGRLDCLIIDLPPGTGDEALSTAHVLKKVDGSIIVTTPQDVALLDSRKAVNFSRTMGIPVIGIVENMAGLTCPHCGKPIPLFKVGGGEKAALQLRVPFLGRVPIDPDVVADCDSGVPVVIGHSHSPVAEAFEKIAASCRAYVDSRADFAGVQKSQARP comes from the coding sequence ATGAGTGACAAGTGCGACCCCGGCGAGAACTGCCAAACCTGCAGCCACTCTGCAAGCTGCAGCGCAGATGAAAAGGCGGCGCACACCGAGCAGAGACTCACCCAGAAGCTCACGGCGATCAAACACAAGGTCATGGTCATGAGCGGAAAGGGCGGGGTCGGAAAGAGCACGGTGGCCATCAATCTGGGGGCGGTCATGGCCCGCCAGGGTCTGGAAACTGGGATACTCGATGCAGACATCCATGGCCCGAATGTGCCCAAGATGCTCGGGGTCGATGCCAGACCGCTGGTAGGGGCAGAGCACGGCATCAGGCCGGTGGAAGCTCTGCCCCATCTGAAACTGATCTCCATGGCCTTTTTTATCGGAAGCCCCGACAACCCGGTCGTGTGGCGAGGCCCCCTTAAACACAGCGCCATCCAGCAGTTCATAAGCGATGTGGAATGGGGGAGACTCGACTGTCTTATCATCGATCTTCCCCCCGGCACCGGGGACGAGGCCCTGAGCACGGCCCATGTTCTGAAAAAGGTGGACGGCTCGATCATCGTGACAACCCCGCAGGATGTGGCGCTTCTCGACTCCCGCAAGGCCGTCAACTTCAGCAGAACCATGGGAATCCCGGTCATCGGCATCGTGGAGAACATGGCAGGCCTCACCTGCCCCCACTGCGGCAAACCGATTCCCCTCTTCAAGGTTGGCGGTGGGGAGAAGGCTGCCCTCCAATTGAGGGTGCCCTTTCTCGGTAGAGTACCCATCGATCCCGACGTGGTTGCCGACTGCGACAGCGGCGTTCCCGTGGTCATCGGTCACTCCCATTCTCCGGTGGCCGAGGCCTTCGAGAAGATCGCCGCTTCATGCCGGGCCTATGTGGACAGCCGGGCCGACTTCGCGGGTGTCCAGAAATCTCAGGCACGCCCGTGA
- a CDS encoding DUF1847 domain-containing protein: MNQDLLPTCSKCSVENRICESELGRGPAFCPTLNRHAVVERANREYEKPEIREFARQASIQEGECYINRGVDPYVLHPVKPRIQETCEFAKKMGFKRIGIAFCSGLHHEASILTRILEAQGFEVVSVVCKTGRTPKETIGIKEEEKIEIGKFESMCSPIAQAMILNHEKTDFNILLGLCVGHDSLFLKYAEAFSTVLIVKDRVLGHNPAAALYTTDSYYARLKREGF, encoded by the coding sequence ATGAACCAGGATCTTCTACCCACATGTTCGAAATGCAGTGTCGAAAACAGGATCTGCGAGTCGGAATTGGGCCGGGGCCCTGCCTTCTGCCCCACCCTGAACAGGCATGCCGTGGTGGAACGTGCCAACAGAGAGTACGAGAAGCCGGAAATCAGGGAGTTCGCGCGCCAGGCAAGCATTCAGGAGGGGGAGTGCTACATCAACCGGGGGGTGGATCCCTATGTTCTCCATCCGGTGAAACCCAGGATCCAGGAGACCTGTGAGTTCGCCAAGAAGATGGGGTTCAAGAGGATCGGGATCGCCTTCTGCTCGGGCCTTCACCACGAGGCCTCGATCCTGACCAGGATACTCGAGGCCCAGGGGTTCGAGGTGGTCTCTGTGGTCTGCAAGACCGGAAGGACGCCCAAGGAAACGATCGGCATAAAGGAGGAAGAAAAGATAGAGATCGGGAAGTTCGAATCAATGTGCAGTCCCATTGCCCAGGCCATGATTCTCAATCACGAAAAGACCGATTTCAACATCCTCCTCGGCCTCTGCGTGGGACACGATTCCCTGTTTCTCAAGTACGCCGAGGCCTTCAGCACCGTCCTGATCGTCAAGGACCGCGTTCTGGGACACAATCCCGCGGCCGCCCTGTATACGACAGACAGTTACTACGCCAGGCTGAAGAGGGAAGGGTTCTGA
- a CDS encoding MBL fold metallo-hydrolase, with product MRPLEKAVCIVLTLFITPAAAMGGPEQWRDPPLSSVTITVLYDNNPFVPGLRREWGFSALVESEGRSILFDTGGDGKTLLHNMKKLGKDPGAVGTVVISHGHGDHTGGLDSIVEVATRPRVFLPGSLPQGYSEALRVRGADVARVSGPTRILAGVYSTGEMGEIIPEQALILSTKPGLVVITGCAHPGIVSMVRRAKALLKRKVFLVMGGFHLLSSSPGRIESVVEDFRQMGVQKVAPCHCTGDEARRLFEHAYLGDFIRAGVGRAIEIR from the coding sequence ATGAGACCTTTGGAAAAGGCGGTGTGTATAGTTCTGACCCTCTTTATCACTCCCGCCGCCGCCATGGGCGGACCAGAGCAATGGAGAGATCCTCCCCTTTCCTCTGTGACGATAACGGTCCTTTACGACAATAACCCCTTTGTTCCGGGTCTGAGGAGGGAATGGGGTTTTTCGGCCCTCGTCGAGTCGGAAGGCCGATCGATTCTCTTCGATACCGGAGGGGACGGGAAGACCCTACTCCACAACATGAAGAAGCTGGGAAAAGACCCGGGGGCGGTCGGCACGGTCGTCATCTCTCATGGCCACGGTGATCATACCGGGGGACTGGACAGTATCGTCGAGGTCGCAACCCGCCCGAGGGTCTTTCTTCCCGGGAGTCTTCCGCAAGGCTATTCAGAGGCACTCAGGGTCCGGGGAGCCGATGTTGCGCGTGTCTCAGGCCCCACGAGGATACTGGCCGGAGTCTATTCCACGGGCGAGATGGGAGAGATCATCCCCGAACAGGCCCTCATCCTAAGCACGAAGCCCGGTCTGGTTGTGATCACCGGTTGTGCACATCCGGGAATCGTCAGCATGGTCAGAAGGGCGAAGGCCTTGCTCAAGAGGAAGGTCTTCCTCGTCATGGGGGGGTTCCACCTGCTCTCAAGCAGCCCTGGCCGGATTGAATCGGTTGTTGAGGACTTCAGGCAGATGGGTGTGCAGAAGGTGGCGCCCTGCCACTGCACGGGTGACGAAGCACGGAGACTCTTTGAACACGCGTACCTGGGCGACTTCATCCGGGCCGGAGTGGGCAGGGCGATCGAGATTCGGTGA
- a CDS encoding rhodanese-like domain-containing protein codes for MTTQEMVTEARKHIEQVSVAEAKAEFDAGKAVFLDVREQSEWQKGHVPNAKHLPRGLLEFKISKVIPDKSARIIVYCKTGGRSSLATSTLKRLGYTNVASMSGGWKAWVKAGNPVQ; via the coding sequence ATGACCACCCAGGAGATGGTGACCGAGGCCAGGAAACACATAGAGCAGGTTTCCGTGGCCGAGGCCAAGGCGGAGTTCGACGCAGGCAAAGCCGTCTTCCTGGATGTGAGGGAACAATCCGAGTGGCAAAAGGGCCATGTCCCGAATGCCAAGCACCTGCCGAGGGGTCTGCTCGAGTTCAAGATCTCCAAGGTGATACCTGACAAGTCGGCTCGGATCATCGTTTACTGCAAGACCGGCGGGAGATCTTCTCTTGCGACGAGCACCCTGAAGCGTCTCGGGTACACCAATGTCGCCAGCATGTCAGGTGGCTGGAAAGCCTGGGTCAAGGCCGGAAATCCGGTCCAGTAG
- a CDS encoding NifB/NifX family molybdenum-iron cluster-binding protein produces MNVAIPLFGSRISPRFDFCQELLIVTIEDGIIVDKKTVSISSLTPLQRIAELSNRNVKTIICGGINRLVQSHLRNNGISVIYDVMGEAEEALDRYLKGRLRPRAFCESRRKRASKRGTGAPWQLFPPGKRSGGSVKKEDKNE; encoded by the coding sequence ATGAATGTAGCGATCCCCCTTTTCGGTTCGAGAATCTCTCCGAGGTTTGATTTCTGTCAGGAGCTATTGATCGTGACTATCGAAGATGGGATAATTGTAGATAAAAAAACGGTCTCCATCTCGAGCCTGACCCCCTTGCAGAGGATCGCCGAACTGAGCAACCGAAACGTGAAAACCATCATCTGCGGGGGGATCAATCGTTTGGTGCAAAGCCACCTGAGAAACAACGGGATCTCGGTGATCTACGACGTGATGGGAGAGGCCGAGGAGGCCCTCGACCGGTACCTGAAGGGGCGACTCCGACCCAGGGCCTTCTGTGAAAGTCGGCGCAAAAGAGCCTCCAAAAGGGGAACCGGTGCTCCATGGCAGTTGTTTCCTCCCGGCAAGAGAAGCGGCGGCTCTGTTAAGAAGGAGGACAAGAATGAGTGA
- a CDS encoding NifB/NifX family molybdenum-iron cluster-binding protein, translated as MIVCVSAAGRGLEAAVDPRFGRCGFFAFIDTETLEYRCLANPGASSAGGAGPEAARFIAGEGAEAVITGQVGPNALTTLNGLAIRIYETSGGTVGEAVDRFKEGSLKEILDRRVRF; from the coding sequence ATGATAGTGTGTGTCAGTGCAGCCGGCCGGGGCCTTGAGGCCGCTGTCGATCCCCGCTTCGGCCGGTGTGGTTTTTTTGCATTCATAGACACCGAAACCCTGGAGTACCGCTGCCTGGCAAACCCGGGAGCATCGAGTGCAGGAGGTGCAGGTCCGGAGGCTGCCCGGTTCATTGCCGGTGAGGGCGCCGAGGCCGTGATAACCGGTCAGGTCGGGCCCAATGCCCTGACCACCCTTAATGGGCTCGCCATCAGGATTTATGAGACGAGCGGCGGAACGGTAGGGGAGGCGGTGGACCGGTTCAAAGAGGGCTCTCTGAAAGAGATCCTGGACCGGAGAGTCCGGTTCTAG
- a CDS encoding NifB/NifX family molybdenum-iron cluster-binding protein: MKRIALACENDAGLESEVSAHFGRCPYYAIVAVEDSDICETEVVENPYFQAHQPGVVPEFIRSRNVDVMIAGGMGPRAIDLFNQFGIEVATGVQGKVKNVVAAYLGGRISGVFPCEHHDH, from the coding sequence ATGAAGAGAATAGCCCTTGCCTGTGAAAATGATGCAGGCCTCGAAAGCGAAGTGAGTGCTCACTTTGGACGGTGCCCTTACTATGCCATCGTGGCGGTGGAGGACAGTGACATCTGTGAGACGGAGGTTGTGGAAAACCCATACTTCCAGGCTCACCAGCCAGGGGTGGTCCCCGAGTTCATCCGATCTCGGAATGTAGACGTTATGATCGCCGGTGGGATGGGTCCGAGGGCCATCGACCTGTTCAACCAGTTCGGCATCGAGGTCGCCACCGGCGTCCAGGGCAAGGTCAAGAACGTCGTCGCAGCCTATCTCGGCGGCCGGATATCAGGGGTGTTCCCCTGTGAGCACCACGACCACTAG
- a CDS encoding ATP-binding protein codes for MKQLTIISGKGGTGKTTITAAFALLARRKVMADCDVDAADLHLLLNPELRQTVEFYGGRSPVVDQEKCTRCGICTDLCRFDAIKDGVVDLVSCDHCGLCVYGCPEDAITMRENHSGSWFVSETAYGLLVHARLGIGEENSGKLVTAVRKKASEIAENEGLDLVIIDGPPGVGCPVMASVAGVDMILSISEPTLSGMHDLNRVLDLAGHFKIPARVCINKFDINPEITAEIERECRDKGVEVVSKLPFDRCVVDSLVMRKTVIQHPCGEFTSRIRDMWERIEADLS; via the coding sequence ATGAAACAGCTGACCATCATTAGCGGGAAGGGGGGAACCGGGAAGACCACCATCACCGCAGCTTTTGCCCTGTTGGCCCGCCGCAAGGTAATGGCTGACTGTGACGTGGACGCAGCGGATCTCCACCTGCTCTTGAACCCGGAACTCCGCCAAACAGTCGAGTTCTATGGTGGAAGATCGCCTGTCGTGGACCAAGAGAAATGTACCAGGTGCGGTATCTGCACGGATCTCTGCCGTTTTGACGCGATAAAGGACGGGGTCGTGGACCTCGTCTCCTGTGATCATTGCGGACTCTGTGTCTACGGGTGCCCGGAGGATGCGATCACGATGAGAGAGAATCATTCGGGCAGTTGGTTCGTCTCCGAGACCGCCTACGGCCTCCTGGTTCATGCCAGGCTCGGAATCGGGGAGGAAAACTCGGGCAAACTGGTGACCGCGGTGAGGAAAAAGGCCTCCGAGATTGCGGAAAACGAGGGCCTCGACCTCGTCATCATCGACGGGCCGCCCGGGGTCGGGTGCCCTGTGATGGCATCTGTGGCAGGGGTGGATATGATTCTCTCCATCAGCGAACCGACCCTCTCGGGGATGCACGATCTGAACAGGGTTTTGGATCTTGCCGGTCATTTCAAGATCCCTGCCAGGGTGTGCATCAACAAGTTCGATATCAATCCAGAGATCACGGCGGAGATCGAGCGGGAATGCCGGGACAAAGGCGTGGAAGTTGTGTCGAAGCTCCCCTTTGACCGGTGTGTGGTCGATTCTCTCGTCATGAGAAAAACGGTTATCCAACATCCCTGTGGAGAGTTCACGAGCCGGATCAGGGATATGTGGGAGAGGATAGAGGCGGACTTGAGCTGA
- a CDS encoding iron-sulfur cluster assembly scaffold protein, which produces MIDHFLNPRNVGEVENPDGVGTVGDPTCGDFLRATIRVEDGRIREFRFLTQGCPGAIATSSIATEIAIGKTLSEALQLNDNDVINAAGGIPARKVHCSLLAIRGLHEAIRDYAERHGRQKGKGHETADHH; this is translated from the coding sequence ATGATCGACCACTTCCTCAACCCCAGGAACGTGGGAGAAGTCGAAAACCCGGACGGGGTGGGCACCGTCGGAGATCCGACCTGCGGGGATTTCCTCCGCGCCACCATCAGGGTTGAGGACGGCCGGATCCGGGAGTTCAGGTTTCTCACCCAGGGATGTCCCGGAGCCATTGCCACCTCCAGCATTGCCACGGAAATCGCCATCGGGAAGACCCTCTCAGAGGCCCTCCAACTCAATGATAACGACGTGATCAATGCGGCAGGGGGAATTCCTGCGAGAAAAGTCCACTGCTCGCTCCTGGCCATCCGAGGCCTGCACGAGGCGATCCGGGACTATGCCGAGCGGCACGGCAGGCAGAAAGGGAAAGGCCATGAAACAGCTGACCATCATTAG
- a CDS encoding CooT family nickel-binding protein — protein sequence MCETNAYLVKEGNEELIMEDVALARPKDGKLELKDIFGEEKIVPGNIKEIQFLSHKMLIE from the coding sequence ATGTGTGAAACCAATGCCTATCTGGTGAAAGAGGGGAATGAGGAACTGATCATGGAGGATGTGGCCCTGGCGCGGCCAAAAGACGGGAAGCTCGAGTTGAAGGATATATTCGGCGAAGAGAAGATTGTTCCCGGAAACATCAAGGAGATCCAATTCCTGAGTCACAAGATGCTGATCGAATAG
- a CDS encoding ATP-binding protein has product MIISIASGKGGTGKTTVAVNLALSLGDVQFMDCDVEEPNAHIFLKPSIEETVSAAIPVPKVDLQKCNYCGKCSEACEFHAIVVVKEALLTFEELCHGCGACSYVCPEKAIGEEDKEIGRIEIGHAGRIRFVQGILNIGEPMATPVIRKEKRLLLPSEVTILDAPPGTSCPVIETVKGSDFCLLVTEPTPFGLNDLELAAGMVRKMGVPMGVVINRADVGGPGVKEFCRREGIPVVMEVPMDRRIAESYSRGIPVVEVLPDYRSRFLSLFKEITNLVEAETRHGKEGGDLVRRELL; this is encoded by the coding sequence TTGATAATATCGATAGCCAGCGGCAAAGGCGGAACCGGAAAGACGACGGTAGCGGTAAACCTGGCGCTGTCCCTGGGCGATGTACAGTTCATGGACTGCGACGTTGAAGAGCCCAACGCCCACATTTTCCTGAAGCCCTCGATAGAGGAGACGGTTTCTGCGGCCATTCCGGTCCCGAAGGTCGATCTTCAGAAGTGCAACTACTGCGGCAAGTGCAGCGAAGCATGCGAGTTTCACGCCATCGTCGTGGTGAAAGAGGCCCTCCTCACATTCGAGGAACTCTGCCACGGCTGCGGGGCCTGTTCATACGTGTGCCCTGAGAAGGCGATCGGCGAAGAGGACAAAGAGATCGGGAGGATCGAGATCGGCCACGCCGGAAGGATCCGTTTTGTTCAGGGCATCCTCAATATCGGTGAGCCCATGGCAACCCCGGTCATACGGAAAGAGAAGCGCCTCCTTCTGCCTTCGGAGGTAACCATTCTCGATGCACCTCCAGGGACGTCCTGTCCCGTAATCGAAACGGTAAAGGGTTCGGACTTCTGCCTTCTCGTAACCGAGCCCACCCCCTTTGGGTTGAATGATCTGGAACTGGCCGCCGGGATGGTCAGGAAAATGGGGGTCCCCATGGGTGTCGTGATCAACCGGGCAGATGTAGGCGGCCCTGGAGTGAAGGAGTTCTGCCGGAGAGAGGGGATCCCGGTGGTAATGGAGGTGCCTATGGACAGGCGGATCGCGGAATCCTATTCGAGGGGCATACCGGTGGTGGAGGTCCTGCCCGACTACCGGTCCCGCTTTCTCTCTCTTTTCAAGGAGATCACGAACCTCGTCGAAGCAGAGACCAGGCACGGGAAGGAGGGGGGAGACCTTGTCAGAAGAGAGCTCCTATGA
- a CDS encoding class I SAM-dependent methyltransferase — translation MARQARRAFYDLFSRFYDPLIRIHSGDREGRLRRFMVEKTGIGPQGRGLDLCTGTGAVAIELGRAAGEKGFVVGLDFSGGMLRKGREKARCLGFGRVSWVEADAASLPLKDASFDAVTCSHAMYELPEDVRRSVMVEARRVLKEGGRFCMMEHEIPGNPLVRLLFRIRILSFGSSGAWSFIRADTRPFAEVFGSVSKATAPSDKSKVICGEKREIGRTC, via the coding sequence ATGGCGCGGCAGGCCAGAAGGGCATTCTATGATCTGTTTTCCCGTTTTTACGATCCCCTTATCCGCATCCATTCCGGGGACAGGGAGGGAAGGTTGAGGCGGTTCATGGTCGAAAAGACGGGGATCGGCCCCCAGGGCAGGGGGCTCGATCTTTGCACAGGGACCGGTGCCGTTGCGATCGAGCTCGGCCGGGCCGCAGGGGAGAAAGGTTTTGTGGTGGGCCTCGACTTCTCAGGCGGTATGCTTCGCAAAGGGAGAGAGAAGGCCCGGTGCCTGGGATTCGGGAGGGTCTCTTGGGTCGAGGCGGATGCCGCGTCCCTCCCACTCAAAGACGCCTCCTTCGATGCTGTCACCTGTTCACATGCCATGTACGAATTGCCGGAGGATGTCCGCCGCAGTGTAATGGTCGAAGCGCGGAGAGTGCTCAAAGAGGGCGGCCGTTTCTGCATGATGGAGCACGAGATTCCAGGGAATCCCCTTGTCAGGCTGCTCTTCAGGATCAGGATCCTCTCCTTCGGATCGAGCGGCGCCTGGTCGTTCATACGTGCCGACACGCGGCCTTTTGCAGAGGTGTTTGGCTCGGTTTCCAAGGCGACAGCCCCCTCGGACAAGTCGAAGGTTATCTGCGGCGAGAAAAGAGAGATAGGGAGAACCTGTTGA
- a CDS encoding MOSC domain-containing protein yields MSAGSEKGRIVGVCSSHHPQAPKKNIDQGMLREDWGLEGDSHAGTKRQVSLLASEDIEAACEKRRIHAPPGAFAENITTSGIDLGRIRVGDRLRLGEAVIEVVAVGKDPSEPRTYSYCGISLLPEKGVFTRVVRSGQVKVGDTVELDSRGRGGRPQPRKVPGREVRRL; encoded by the coding sequence ATGAGCGCGGGGTCGGAAAAGGGACGGATCGTAGGAGTCTGCTCGAGTCATCACCCCCAGGCCCCCAAGAAGAACATCGACCAGGGCATGCTGAGGGAGGATTGGGGGCTCGAAGGGGACTCGCACGCCGGCACCAAGCGCCAGGTGAGCCTCCTCGCCTCTGAGGACATCGAGGCTGCCTGTGAGAAACGCCGAATTCATGCCCCCCCGGGTGCCTTTGCCGAGAATATCACCACCAGCGGCATCGATCTGGGGAGGATCCGCGTCGGAGACCGGCTCCGTCTGGGGGAGGCGGTGATCGAAGTCGTAGCCGTGGGCAAGGATCCCTCCGAGCCGCGTACGTACTCCTACTGCGGAATTTCGCTCCTCCCTGAAAAGGGGGTCTTCACCAGGGTGGTCCGTAGCGGTCAGGTAAAGGTCGGCGATACGGTAGAGTTGGATTCTCGTGGGCGCGGCGGGCGGCCGCAACCACGGAAAGTCCCTGGCAGAGAAGTGCGCCGCCTATGA